A DNA window from Sulfitobacter sp. BSw21498 contains the following coding sequences:
- a CDS encoding toxic anion resistance protein, with protein sequence MSDTVREKATQSVALVDEVNAQVLADPAPADAVVSLEKADAPQSAEIKSRMAEIDMGDTQSIIGFGSGAQAELQEISQAMLQDVRNKDVGPAGDSLRNIVTTIRGFSVSELDVRRERSWWERLLGRAAPFAKFTAKFEQVQGQIDRVTDELLTHEHTLLKDIKSLDMLYEKTLQFYDELALYIAAGEAKLAELDATTIPAKQAQVDAAPEADQVMVAQELRDIRAARDDLERRVHDLKLTRQVTMQSLPSIRLVQENDKSLVTKINSTLVNTVPLWETQLAQAVTIQRSAEAAAAVRDANDLTNELLTSNAQNLRESNKVIRTEMERGVFDIEAVKQANADLIGTIQESLQIADEGKARRASAEKDLQEMEANLRDTLASAKAAKPAPSSV encoded by the coding sequence ATGTCTGATACCGTTCGTGAAAAAGCCACCCAATCCGTAGCGCTGGTGGATGAGGTAAACGCCCAAGTGCTGGCCGACCCCGCGCCCGCGGATGCTGTCGTTTCGCTTGAAAAGGCAGATGCGCCACAATCGGCCGAGATCAAAAGCCGCATGGCAGAGATCGACATGGGCGACACGCAATCGATTATCGGTTTCGGCTCTGGTGCGCAGGCTGAGCTGCAGGAAATCAGCCAAGCGATGTTGCAAGACGTGCGGAACAAGGATGTTGGCCCCGCCGGTGACAGCCTGCGCAATATCGTGACGACCATCCGCGGTTTTTCGGTGTCGGAACTGGACGTTCGCCGTGAACGCAGCTGGTGGGAACGTCTGCTGGGTCGCGCCGCCCCCTTTGCCAAGTTCACCGCCAAGTTCGAACAGGTTCAAGGTCAGATCGACCGCGTCACGGACGAGCTGCTGACCCATGAGCACACCCTGCTAAAGGATATCAAATCACTTGATATGCTGTATGAAAAGACGCTGCAGTTCTATGACGAACTCGCCCTTTATATAGCAGCAGGCGAGGCCAAGCTGGCAGAGCTGGACGCGACCACCATTCCCGCCAAACAAGCGCAAGTCGATGCCGCGCCCGAGGCGGATCAAGTCATGGTCGCGCAGGAATTGCGTGACATTCGCGCCGCGCGTGACGATCTGGAGCGCCGTGTGCATGACCTCAAGCTGACCCGTCAGGTGACAATGCAGTCGCTGCCCTCTATCCGCTTGGTGCAGGAAAACGACAAGTCGCTGGTAACCAAGATTAATTCCACCCTCGTGAACACCGTGCCACTGTGGGAAACCCAGTTGGCGCAGGCGGTCACCATCCAGCGCAGCGCCGAAGCCGCCGCTGCCGTGCGCGATGCCAACGATCTGACGAATGAACTGCTGACGTCGAACGCGCAGAACTTGCGCGAAAGCAACAAGGTCATCCGCACCGAGATGGAACGCGGCGTTTTCGACATCGAAGCGGTCAAACAGGCTAACGCCGACCTGATCGGGACCATTCAGGAATCCCTGCAAATCGCGGACGAAGGCAAAGCGCGCCGCGCCTCTGCCGAAAAAGACCTACAGGAAATGGAAGCCAATCTGCGCGACACGTTGGCCTCTGCCAAAGCGGCCAAGCCCGCACCCTCTTCGGTTTAA
- a CDS encoding metal-dependent hydrolase, whose product MDIIWLGHGSFRIEIEDQILLIDPWLTGNPMLDDAQHDAALSGVTQILVTHGHFDHTQDLKMVAEKTGAPVAGMVELMGYFGAQGVENTTGFNKGGTIRCGKVDVTMVPASHSSSVDGDAGPVYMGAEIGFMIKGEGHTVYVSGDTDIMADMDWMGDYHKPDIGILSAGGHFTMDMAGAAYAAKRYFDFKTVIPCHYRTFDALEQSAQVLVDGLPGVDVIEPEVLKAITL is encoded by the coding sequence ATGGATATCATCTGGCTAGGCCACGGCAGCTTTCGCATCGAGATCGAGGATCAGATTCTGCTGATCGACCCTTGGCTCACCGGCAACCCGATGCTGGACGACGCGCAGCACGATGCCGCACTGTCAGGCGTGACGCAAATCCTGGTGACCCACGGACATTTCGACCACACCCAAGACCTCAAGATGGTCGCGGAAAAAACCGGTGCGCCGGTTGCGGGCATGGTTGAACTGATGGGTTATTTCGGCGCGCAAGGCGTGGAAAACACCACGGGCTTCAACAAAGGCGGCACGATCCGCTGCGGCAAGGTTGACGTGACGATGGTGCCGGCGTCGCATTCCTCTTCGGTCGATGGGGACGCGGGGCCGGTCTATATGGGGGCTGAAATCGGCTTTATGATCAAGGGCGAAGGTCACACGGTCTATGTGTCGGGCGATACCGATATTATGGCGGATATGGATTGGATGGGCGACTACCACAAACCCGACATCGGCATCCTGAGCGCGGGCGGACATTTCACTATGGATATGGCCGGCGCGGCCTATGCGGCCAAGCGGTATTTCGACTTCAAAACCGTGATCCCCTGCCACTACCGCACCTTTGACGCGCTTGAGCAATCGGCTCAGGTGCTGGTCGACGGTTTGCCCGGCGTGGATGTGATCGAGCCCGAAGTGCTCAAGGCAATCACGCTATAG
- a CDS encoding 5-bromo-4-chloroindolyl phosphate hydrolysis family protein, giving the protein MAQRFGGKYSNQDSSGDASAPREARAKRIEVDPASGRATLLFIPAIPLVFLSLNDGAQGLALGLVAAAALTGAAWMLREGLKAEAAYTARKVAERPALPRKIIASLLTGAGVALAAYKNDPGLVAPVLYGLAAMGLHVSAFGIDPLTAKGMEGVDSFQKDRVARVVDEAEKHLAAMNTAIVRAGDRQARDRLAQFQDTARTLIRTVQDDPRDLTGARKYLSVYLLGARDATIKFADIYASTGDAQARADYLALLDDLDKNFAARTQKSLLEDKTDLNIEIDVLRERLSREGVRLD; this is encoded by the coding sequence ATGGCACAGCGCTTTGGCGGTAAATACAGCAATCAAGACAGCAGCGGCGACGCGTCTGCCCCGCGTGAAGCCCGTGCAAAACGCATAGAGGTTGACCCCGCAAGCGGGCGGGCAACGCTCTTGTTCATCCCCGCCATTCCGCTGGTGTTCCTGTCATTGAACGACGGCGCTCAGGGGCTTGCCCTTGGCTTGGTGGCCGCAGCGGCGTTGACCGGTGCCGCGTGGATGCTGCGCGAAGGATTAAAAGCCGAAGCCGCCTATACCGCGCGCAAAGTGGCTGAACGCCCCGCCCTGCCGCGCAAGATCATCGCCAGCCTGCTCACCGGTGCGGGTGTGGCCTTGGCTGCCTATAAAAATGATCCCGGCCTGGTGGCCCCCGTGCTGTATGGCTTGGCCGCGATGGGGCTACATGTGTCGGCCTTTGGCATCGATCCGCTGACCGCCAAAGGGATGGAAGGCGTGGACAGCTTTCAAAAAGATCGCGTCGCCCGTGTCGTGGACGAGGCCGAAAAGCACCTTGCCGCGATGAACACCGCTATTGTGCGCGCAGGCGACCGACAAGCGCGGGACCGCCTGGCCCAGTTTCAGGACACGGCGCGCACCCTGATCCGCACTGTACAGGATGACCCGCGCGATCTGACCGGTGCCCGCAAATATTTGTCGGTCTACCTTTTGGGTGCGCGGGACGCGACGATCAAGTTCGCTGACATATATGCCAGCACAGGCGATGCGCAGGCGCGTGCCGATTATCTGGCCTTGCTGGATGATCTGGACAAAAATTTTGCCGCGCGCACCCAAAAATCGCTATTGGAAGACAAGACCGACCTGAACATCGAAATCGACGTGCTGCGCGAGCGGCTTTCCCGAGAAGGCGTGCGCCTCGATTAA
- the gatC gene encoding Asp-tRNA(Asn)/Glu-tRNA(Gln) amidotransferase subunit GatC, producing MSIDESTAARVAKLARIKVEPDALPALAQEFNNILGFIEQLNEVDVDGVEPMTSVTPQVLKKREDVVRDGDQQAKVLANAPDAREGFFAVPKVVE from the coding sequence ATGTCCATTGACGAGTCCACAGCCGCACGGGTGGCGAAACTGGCCCGCATCAAGGTCGAACCCGACGCCTTGCCCGCGCTGGCGCAAGAGTTCAACAATATCCTCGGCTTTATCGAGCAGCTGAACGAAGTCGATGTCGACGGGGTAGAGCCGATGACATCCGTAACACCTCAGGTGTTGAAAAAGCGCGAGGACGTGGTGCGCGATGGCGACCAGCAGGCCAAAGTGCTGGCCAATGCGCCCGATGCGCGTGAAGGTTTTTTTGCGGTTCCGAAGGTGGTTGAATAA
- a CDS encoding nucleoside deaminase, with protein MSFTSYMSIALEQARAAAARGEVPVGAVIVAPDGTVVAQAGNRTRELNDPTAHAEVLAIRAACAAAGSERLGGHALYVTLEPCAMCAAAISAARVARLYYGASDPKSGGVAQGARVFSHAQCHHAPDVYDAIAAAESEELLKTFFAAKRKG; from the coding sequence ATGAGCTTTACCTCTTATATGTCCATCGCATTAGAACAGGCCCGCGCCGCAGCTGCCCGCGGTGAAGTGCCCGTGGGTGCGGTCATCGTCGCACCTGATGGCACTGTCGTGGCCCAAGCTGGCAACCGCACGCGCGAGTTGAATGATCCGACCGCCCACGCCGAGGTGCTGGCCATTCGCGCCGCCTGTGCTGCGGCGGGGTCCGAACGGCTGGGCGGGCACGCGCTTTATGTGACGCTTGAACCCTGCGCGATGTGTGCCGCCGCGATCTCGGCGGCGCGGGTGGCGCGGTTGTACTACGGCGCGTCCGACCCTAAGTCAGGCGGAGTGGCACAGGGCGCGCGGGTGTTTTCCCACGCCCAATGCCACCACGCCCCCGACGTCTATGACGCCATCGCAGCCGCCGAGAGCGAAGAGCTGCTGAAGACGTTTTTTGCTGCGAAACGAAAAGGATAA
- the gatA gene encoding Asp-tRNA(Asn)/Glu-tRNA(Gln) amidotransferase subunit GatA, translating into MADLNKLGLAEARDALRKGDVTSAELTGACLTAIEGAGALNAFVHHTGDLAMDQAKAADARIKSGDAPAMCGLPIGIKDLFCTKGVPSQAASRILEGFVPEYESTVSQNLLDSGAVMLGKLNMDEFAMGSSNETSVYGNAVNPWRRSGDDTALTPGGSSGGSAAAVAADLCLAATGTDTGGSIRQPAAFTGTVGIKPTYGRCSRWGIVAFASSLDQAGPMTKTVRDAAIMLGAMAGYDAKDSTSAELAVPDFEAALTGDIRGKKIGIPREYRIDGIPAEIDKLWQDGIAMLRDAGAEIVDISLPHTKYALPAYYVIAPAEASSNLARYDGVRYGHRAKLDHGDGITEMYEKTRAEGFGAEVQRRVMVGTYVLSAGFYDAYYNRARKVRTLIKKDFEDAFAAGIDSILTPTTPSAAFGLGEMTDADPVAMYLNDVFTVTVNLAGLPGIALPTGISDKGLPLGLQLIGRPWEEADLLSTAYALEQAAGFVAKPQKWW; encoded by the coding sequence ATGGCTGATTTGAACAAACTGGGCCTTGCCGAAGCACGTGACGCGCTGCGCAAAGGCGATGTGACCTCGGCCGAGCTAACCGGCGCATGTTTGACCGCCATCGAAGGCGCGGGCGCGCTGAATGCATTCGTGCACCACACCGGTGATCTTGCGATGGATCAGGCCAAGGCGGCAGATGCGCGGATTAAATCCGGTGATGCGCCTGCGATGTGTGGTTTGCCAATCGGCATCAAGGACCTGTTCTGCACCAAAGGCGTGCCGTCGCAGGCCGCGTCGCGGATCCTTGAAGGCTTCGTGCCCGAGTATGAAAGCACCGTGTCGCAAAATCTGCTGGATAGTGGCGCGGTGATGTTGGGCAAGCTCAACATGGATGAATTCGCGATGGGCTCGTCGAATGAAACCTCCGTTTATGGCAATGCTGTGAACCCTTGGCGGCGGTCCGGCGATGACACTGCGCTGACGCCCGGCGGGTCTTCGGGCGGGTCGGCGGCGGCTGTAGCAGCCGACCTGTGTCTGGCGGCAACCGGCACCGATACGGGCGGTTCCATCCGCCAGCCTGCGGCCTTTACCGGCACCGTCGGGATCAAGCCGACCTATGGGCGCTGTTCCCGCTGGGGCATTGTGGCGTTTGCCTCTTCGCTGGATCAAGCGGGGCCAATGACCAAAACCGTACGCGACGCGGCAATCATGTTGGGCGCTATGGCCGGGTATGACGCCAAAGACAGCACCTCTGCCGAGCTGGCCGTGCCCGATTTCGAAGCGGCGCTGACGGGTGACATTCGGGGCAAAAAGATCGGTATCCCGCGCGAATACCGCATTGATGGCATCCCCGCAGAGATCGATAAACTGTGGCAGGACGGTATTGCCATGCTGCGCGATGCCGGGGCCGAGATTGTCGATATTTCCTTGCCGCACACGAAATACGCTTTGCCTGCCTATTACGTGATCGCGCCGGCGGAAGCCTCGTCGAACCTCGCCCGCTATGACGGGGTGCGCTATGGCCACCGCGCCAAGCTGGACCACGGCGACGGCATCACAGAAATGTATGAAAAGACCCGCGCCGAAGGGTTCGGGGCCGAGGTGCAGCGCCGGGTTATGGTCGGTACCTATGTGCTAAGCGCGGGGTTCTACGACGCTTATTACAATCGGGCACGCAAGGTCCGTACCTTGATCAAGAAAGATTTCGAAGACGCATTTGCGGCAGGTATCGACAGCATCCTGACACCAACCACGCCGTCGGCGGCCTTTGGGCTGGGCGAGATGACGGATGCCGATCCGGTGGCGATGTATCTGAACGACGTCTTTACGGTCACCGTGAACCTCGCGGGGCTGCCTGGCATCGCGCTGCCGACCGGTATCAGCGACAAAGGGCTGCCCCTTGGTTTGCAACTGATTGGTCGCCCATGGGAAGAGGCCGATCTACTGTCTACCGCCTATGCACTAGAGCAGGCGGCCGGCTTTGTAGCCAAGCCGCAAAAATGGTGGTAA
- a CDS encoding pseudouridine synthase translates to MSEDTPSQPPKSGTPPGDRIAKVLSRAGLASRREAERMIEAGRVRVNGAQIDSPALNVTPADAITVDGKLVGEPEPPRVWLYHKPTGLVTTNRDEKGRGTIFDDLPEDMPRVMSVGRLDLNSEGLLLLTNDGEVKRRLELPSNGWLRRYRVRVNGRPTDDMLEPLRKGITVDGEDFQPMTVSLDRQQGANAWLTIGLREGKNREIRRAMEAVHLSVNRLIRTSYGPFQLGELKPGEVEELKRKIVRDQLGLEIADSTGTAVKKKPARIVKRKTRKPGEPGPGRPGLPKEPGDKTATGKTIPGKPKPGYGKSKPARTAFDAPAPRKFGTRVKSTRKP, encoded by the coding sequence ATGAGCGAAGATACACCCTCCCAGCCCCCGAAATCCGGCACCCCACCCGGTGACCGTATTGCCAAAGTCCTGTCCCGTGCCGGACTTGCCAGCCGCCGCGAAGCCGAGCGCATGATCGAGGCCGGCCGCGTGCGGGTCAACGGCGCGCAGATCGATTCGCCCGCGTTGAACGTGACGCCTGCCGATGCGATCACCGTGGACGGCAAGCTCGTCGGCGAGCCCGAACCACCCCGCGTCTGGCTGTACCACAAGCCCACGGGGCTGGTGACCACCAATCGCGACGAAAAAGGCCGCGGCACGATCTTTGATGATCTGCCCGAAGACATGCCCCGCGTCATGAGCGTCGGTCGGCTTGACCTTAACTCCGAAGGGTTGTTGCTGCTGACTAATGACGGCGAGGTCAAACGCCGTTTGGAACTGCCATCGAACGGCTGGCTGCGGCGCTACCGCGTGCGGGTGAATGGCCGGCCCACCGATGATATGCTCGAACCGCTGCGCAAGGGCATCACCGTCGATGGTGAGGATTTCCAGCCCATGACGGTATCGCTTGATCGGCAACAGGGTGCAAATGCCTGGCTTACAATCGGTCTTCGCGAAGGCAAGAACCGCGAAATTCGCCGCGCGATGGAAGCGGTGCACCTGTCAGTCAACCGTCTGATCCGCACCAGCTATGGTCCGTTCCAGTTGGGCGAGCTGAAACCCGGTGAGGTCGAAGAGCTGAAACGCAAGATCGTCCGTGACCAGCTTGGGCTTGAGATTGCGGATTCCACTGGTACCGCCGTCAAGAAAAAGCCCGCGCGTATCGTCAAACGAAAGACGCGCAAACCCGGAGAGCCAGGCCCCGGTCGCCCCGGTCTGCCAAAAGAACCCGGCGACAAGACCGCCACCGGCAAAACCATCCCCGGCAAGCCCAAGCCCGGCTATGGCAAATCCAAGCCTGCCCGCACTGCGTTCGACGCCCCTGCGCCGCGCAAATTCGGCACCCGCGTGAAATCCACCCGTAAACCCTGA
- a CDS encoding DUF5671 domain-containing protein, whose protein sequence is MAQRDELSIFVRDALTAGKSRTEITAALAHAGWRSAEVQDALNGWDEMPFSPPVPRPVATVSARDFFTYALTFCVLILGAFNLVVVLQALVDLAFTTGDGGSDRPIRWGVAVLIVTAPLYLWLTLRERRKLARDPAHYRSAIRKWMIYIGLLLAALTLLGDAIATIYALLTGDLTLQFIVKALVVLVVAGGIFGFYVRDLREEAPA, encoded by the coding sequence ATGGCCCAACGGGATGAACTGAGCATTTTCGTGCGCGACGCGTTGACGGCAGGCAAGTCCCGCACCGAGATTACTGCCGCTCTGGCCCACGCGGGCTGGCGCAGCGCAGAGGTGCAGGACGCCCTGAACGGATGGGACGAGATGCCGTTCTCTCCGCCTGTTCCGCGCCCCGTGGCGACGGTGTCTGCGCGGGATTTCTTTACCTATGCGCTGACGTTTTGCGTACTGATTCTTGGGGCATTCAATCTGGTGGTTGTGTTGCAGGCGCTGGTTGATCTGGCCTTTACCACGGGGGATGGCGGCAGTGACCGGCCAATCCGCTGGGGCGTTGCCGTGTTGATTGTGACTGCGCCGCTGTACCTGTGGCTGACCCTGCGGGAGCGGCGGAAACTGGCGCGCGACCCTGCGCATTACCGGTCCGCGATCCGCAAATGGATGATCTATATCGGGCTGCTCTTGGCTGCGCTGACCCTGCTCGGGGATGCAATTGCCACGATCTATGCACTGCTGACCGGTGATCTGACGCTGCAATTTATCGTTAAGGCGCTGGTGGTACTGGTAGTGGCGGGAGGCATATTCGGTTTTTATGTGCGGGACCTGCGCGAAGAGGCCCCTGCGTGA